In one window of Micromonospora cathayae DNA:
- a CDS encoding DedA family protein, with protein sequence MAVTPDLLSDVASPLWAYLLLLGLLAVDAFVPVVPTQAVMITGGALTVYGELSLPLTIAVGALGVFAGDLACYLLGRRAPRRTAVPRQRQPGRARRAAGRVTRGLRRPGPLVILLCRFVPGGRMAACFSAGRSRYPYRLFLTYETLAALGWAGYGGLVGRLGGEALTRSAWLLVLIAAGAAAGFAAAGWALSVVAARQARSDGDQPAVGTAPRPGGGLT encoded by the coding sequence GTGGCAGTGACGCCCGACCTTCTCAGCGACGTGGCGTCGCCCCTGTGGGCGTACCTCCTCCTGCTCGGCCTGTTGGCGGTGGACGCCTTCGTCCCGGTGGTCCCCACCCAGGCTGTCATGATCACCGGCGGGGCGCTGACCGTGTACGGCGAGCTGAGCCTGCCGCTGACCATCGCCGTCGGCGCGCTCGGGGTCTTCGCCGGCGACCTGGCCTGTTACCTGCTCGGCCGGCGCGCCCCGCGCCGGACGGCGGTGCCCCGGCAGCGGCAGCCGGGGCGGGCGCGCCGGGCCGCCGGGCGGGTCACCCGGGGGCTACGCCGGCCGGGGCCGTTGGTGATCCTGCTGTGCCGGTTCGTGCCCGGCGGACGGATGGCGGCCTGTTTCTCCGCCGGGCGCAGCCGCTACCCGTACCGGCTGTTCCTCACCTACGAGACGCTGGCCGCGCTGGGCTGGGCCGGGTACGGCGGCCTGGTCGGCCGGCTGGGTGGCGAGGCGCTGACCCGGTCGGCGTGGCTGCTGGTGCTGATCGCCGCCGGCGCGGCGGCCGGGTTCGCGGCGGCCGGCTGGGCGTTGTCCGTGGTCGCCGCCCGCCAGGCCCGGTCCGACGGGGACCAGCCGGCGGTGGGCACCGCCCCCCGGCCCGGCGGCGGGTTGACCTGA
- a CDS encoding NAD(P)H-quinone dehydrogenase codes for MSRIVIIGGGPAGYEAALVAAQLDADVTVVEAEGAGGACVLWDCVPSKTFIASSEVVTGYRDTEEFGVDSDGLEAVTVDARAVHERVKRLALAQSADIHAKLVKAGVNVVTGRARMGEDMLGHTHRVVVTPTDGDPEHSIDADTVLVATGATPRQLPTAVPDGERILTWRQVYDLPELPEHLIVVGSGVTGAEFASAYLAMGVQVTLVSSRDRVMPHEDADAAMAIERVFRSRGMSILNNSRANAVRRTGDGVEVELSDGRVVAGSHALIAVGSVPNTAGLGLSEYGVQLAQGGYVAVDRVSRTSVPGIYAAGDCTGLLPLASVAAMQGRIAMWHALGEAVRPLRLRTVSANVFTDPELATVGVSQNEVDAGKVPARSVMLPLSGNPRAKMAGLNDGFVKLFCRPASGQVVGGVVVAPKASELILPITMAVENNLTVNDLAQTFTIYPSLSGSIAEAARQLMLHELE; via the coding sequence GTGAGCCGGATCGTGATCATCGGTGGGGGGCCGGCCGGATACGAGGCGGCGCTGGTCGCCGCCCAGCTCGACGCCGACGTGACCGTGGTGGAGGCCGAGGGGGCCGGCGGCGCGTGCGTGCTCTGGGACTGCGTCCCGTCGAAGACGTTCATCGCCAGCTCCGAGGTGGTCACCGGCTACCGGGACACCGAGGAGTTCGGGGTGGACTCCGACGGCCTGGAGGCGGTCACCGTCGACGCGCGGGCCGTCCACGAGCGGGTCAAACGGCTGGCCCTGGCCCAGTCCGCCGACATCCACGCCAAGCTGGTCAAGGCCGGGGTGAACGTGGTCACCGGCCGGGCCCGGATGGGCGAGGACATGCTCGGCCACACCCACCGGGTGGTGGTGACCCCGACCGACGGTGACCCGGAGCACTCGATCGACGCGGACACCGTGCTGGTCGCCACCGGGGCCACCCCGCGCCAACTGCCCACCGCCGTGCCCGACGGCGAGCGCATCCTCACCTGGCGTCAGGTCTACGACCTGCCCGAGCTGCCCGAACACCTGATCGTGGTCGGTTCCGGCGTGACCGGTGCCGAGTTCGCCAGCGCGTACCTGGCGATGGGGGTGCAGGTCACCCTGGTCTCCAGCCGGGACCGGGTGATGCCGCACGAGGACGCCGACGCGGCCATGGCCATCGAGCGGGTGTTCCGGTCCCGGGGCATGAGCATCCTCAACAACTCGCGGGCCAACGCGGTCCGCCGGACCGGCGACGGCGTCGAGGTCGAGCTCTCCGACGGGCGGGTGGTGGCCGGCTCGCACGCGCTGATCGCGGTCGGTTCGGTGCCGAACACCGCCGGCCTGGGCCTGTCCGAGTACGGTGTCCAGCTCGCCCAGGGCGGCTACGTCGCCGTCGACCGGGTGTCCCGGACCAGCGTGCCCGGCATCTACGCCGCCGGGGACTGCACCGGCCTGCTCCCGCTGGCCAGCGTGGCCGCCATGCAGGGGCGGATCGCCATGTGGCATGCGCTCGGCGAGGCGGTCCGGCCGCTGCGGCTGCGGACCGTCTCGGCGAACGTGTTCACCGACCCGGAACTCGCCACCGTCGGCGTCTCGCAGAACGAGGTGGACGCCGGGAAGGTGCCGGCCCGGTCGGTGATGCTGCCGCTGTCGGGCAACCCCCGGGCCAAGATGGCCGGGCTCAACGACGGGTTCGTCAAGCTGTTCTGCCGGCCGGCCAGCGGCCAGGTGGTCGGCGGGGTGGTGGTCGCGCCGAAGGCCAGCGAGCTGATCCTGCCGATCACCATGGCGGTGGAGAACAACCTCACCGTCAACGACCTGGCGCAGACCTTCACCATCTACCCGTCGCTGTCCGGCTCGATCGCCGAGGCCGCCCGCCAGCTGATGCTGCACGAACTGGAGTAG
- a CDS encoding SDR family oxidoreductase, producing the protein MILVTGATGTVGRALVTELVGQGVAVRAVSRDPARADLPAGVEVVAADLTDPASVTPHLDGVDAVFLVWPSTDPTATASTAPELVKALALRVPRIVHLSASGAGDDPASHWGVVERAVTSAGVEWTILRPTGFAANTLMWADQIRAGDEVRWPYGEAARSLVHERDLAEVAAHALTRDGHTGARYELTGPVALTQREQVRAIGRALGRELRWTEMPRPEAVELLTGALGDASFAGIVLDGWARFVARPEPVTDTVERITGRPARPYAEWAAERVDRFR; encoded by the coding sequence ATGATCCTGGTGACCGGGGCGACCGGAACGGTCGGCCGAGCGTTGGTGACCGAACTGGTCGGGCAGGGGGTCGCGGTACGCGCGGTGAGCCGGGATCCGGCCCGGGCCGACCTGCCGGCGGGTGTGGAGGTGGTCGCCGCCGACCTGACCGACCCGGCCTCGGTGACCCCGCACCTCGACGGGGTGGACGCGGTGTTCCTGGTCTGGCCGTCCACCGACCCGACGGCCACCGCCAGCACCGCGCCCGAGCTGGTGAAGGCGCTCGCCCTGCGGGTGCCCCGGATCGTCCACCTGTCGGCGTCCGGCGCCGGGGACGACCCGGCCTCACACTGGGGCGTCGTCGAGCGGGCCGTGACGTCCGCCGGGGTGGAGTGGACGATCCTGCGGCCGACCGGGTTCGCCGCCAACACGCTGATGTGGGCCGACCAGATCCGTGCCGGTGACGAGGTCCGCTGGCCGTACGGCGAGGCCGCCCGGTCGCTGGTGCACGAGCGGGACCTGGCCGAGGTGGCGGCGCACGCGCTGACCCGGGACGGGCACACCGGAGCCCGGTACGAGCTGACCGGCCCGGTGGCGCTGACCCAGCGGGAACAGGTACGGGCCATCGGCAGGGCGCTCGGGCGGGAGCTGCGCTGGACGGAGATGCCCCGCCCGGAGGCGGTCGAGCTGCTCACCGGGGCGCTCGGCGACGCCTCGTTCGCCGGGATCGTGCTGGACGGCTGGGCGCGGTTCGTGGCCCGGCCCGAGCCGGTCACCGACACCGTCGAGCGGATCACCGGCCGGCCGGCCCGCCCGTACGCCGAGTGGGCCGCCGAACGGGTCGACCGGTTCCGCTGA
- a CDS encoding gamma-glutamylcyclotransferase yields the protein MRHYAAYGSNLDPARMRAYCPHSPMVGVGWLEGWRLTFAGEGVIGWEGAVSTIVESPGDRVFVALYDIHPFDAAQLDEIEGVTAGTYRKLHVRVSTLDGDVTAWVYVFAGYEGGLPTAWYLSEIANAAEKAGAPDDYVMELRSRPTGTASA from the coding sequence GTGCGTCACTACGCCGCCTACGGCTCAAACCTGGACCCCGCCCGGATGCGCGCCTACTGCCCGCACTCGCCGATGGTCGGCGTCGGCTGGCTGGAAGGCTGGCGGCTCACCTTCGCCGGCGAGGGCGTCATCGGCTGGGAGGGCGCGGTCAGCACCATCGTCGAGTCCCCCGGCGACCGGGTGTTCGTGGCGCTCTACGACATCCACCCGTTCGACGCCGCCCAGCTCGACGAGATCGAGGGGGTGACCGCCGGCACGTACCGCAAGCTGCACGTACGGGTCTCGACCCTGGACGGCGACGTGACCGCCTGGGTGTACGTGTTCGCCGGGTACGAGGGCGGGCTGCCCACCGCGTGGTACCTCTCCGAGATCGCCAACGCGGCCGAGAAGGCGGGTGCGCCCGACGACTACGTCATGGAGCTGCGGTCCCGTCCCACCGGCACCGCGTCCGCGTAG